Part of the Zingiber officinale cultivar Zhangliang chromosome 8A, Zo_v1.1, whole genome shotgun sequence genome, aatgttttcatttcttattctgtccatcctcgtatgcccACGTCCACCTTAATATTCTCATGTTTGCAACTTcgtcttctgctcatgtgcttaaGTCAtaacccaatatttatccccatataatatagcaggtttaactgcgattttatagaacttttctttaagttttagaggtactttacgatcacataaaacacttgacGTTCtattccatttcaaccatcctgcttgtattatatgtaagacatctctgcCAATCTCtcaatcattttgcaaaaatgattctaaatatttaaaactttcgGTTTCGTACAACTCATCATCTATTATGTTAACAATTACCTCATTAtgtttaatattgctaaacttaaatttcatatattctgtctttattttaCTAAGCCTAAACCTTTCTCTTCTATTGTTTTCTGTTTAGTatttactccttcatgtgtttcatctaccaaaataatatcatctgcaaacaacatgcaccacggtactgtgtcttaaaTGTGTGTATTGAGTTCGCCTATAATTAGtttaaaaagatagggacttagaactgatccttgatgtaaccttatctttattggaaatgcttcagttatttCGCTTGAAGTCTTTACTATGATTATTATATCCTCgtacatatctttaattagttcagtATATGTTACGCTAGCacttctcttttctagaattctccgtataatttctcttggactttatcataaactttttctaagtaaatgaataccatgtgtagatcttatttttgcccccaatatttttcaattagttatttaagaagatgtgtatagtttctattgtcgaccttctagacatgaacctaaattgattttcggtcacttttccttaatttttttttattactttttcctaaagtttcatggtatgactcattagtttaatacctttatagtttgcacaattttgtacatctctcttattcttatataagggaactagagtacttactctctgatcagacatttttttttcgttttaaatatcatgttaaataattttgtaaggtattcaataccttgtttctttAGGTgctttcatacctctatcggaatatcatttggtccaatgacttttccattgtgcatccatttaaaacttttctacttctgaattttgaattctacaataaaaatttaaatttttatactcatttgaCATATTTAAATTATCTAAGCTAAGTTGGTCACttaaatcttcattaaaaagttgatgaaaatatttcttccacctttcttttatttctccatcatttactagtatTCTATTACATTCATCCTTAatgcattttatttggataagatttattgttttcctttttctcattttagctattctataaatgtttcttcacccttcttttatatctaatttttgatataatcgttcaaaagtttcattctttgcttcattcattaCTTTCTTAGTCTCTTTCGTGGCTATTGtatatcttttaaaatttttcgagttcttataaatatataatttcttataagctattcgtttttccttcactttcttttgtattttctcattccaccatTAAGATTCCTTATTTAGTGGTGCATATCCCTTTAACTCACCGAGtatactcttagctactattttcaactttgatatcatcgtATCCCATGTTATATTAGAGccaccatatatttcacctaatacttgcACTTTTGCcttcttcttaaatatattttgttttccatcctttaattctaggagtcatatatattttctttctattgatgtTATGCTTGAGGTATATATCCAACATTACCTATAGTTAAACTTTTTCTAGGGATGACTTtataatctttacaaatctttttatttttctttttaattgaaagtcaatttgcgatttattattctcatttttgaatgtgactaagtgtttttctcttttcttaaataatatattagctaatataagttcatatgctattacaaaatctaatatagtttttttgtctgcatttctcgttccaaatctATAACCCCATGTACCTCtcttattcctcatttttcacttcgACATGTCTATTTAGATCACTTCctattaaaataatttcatttgGTAGAATTTTTTGTAATACTTCATCCAAGTCGTTCTAAAACCTTGATTtgatagcttcatctaatcctacttgcggtgTATATATGTTAATTTCACTATTATCTTAAGCGTTATAATTCAATCCCTTTTTCTAATTACTCCAACAACTTCATtatttaacgaactatctacaataatactcactccatttcttgctttactcttttctatgtaccataacttaaaacctgagtCTCTATCATTTTTGCCTTCTCGTCTAcctattttgtttcttgtacacatAAGATACTAATTCTTTTCCTAATTATCGTATCTACTATCTCCATTGATTTATCAGTGAGGTTTCTTCcatgttcttatctaacctatggtgtgagaattcTTGCCTATTTAATATTACACTCAAATTCTCATGAAGATGCCGCAGTCCTTGTTGAacgtgaactcttgcatatttagcactataccTAAGTTCTGGAGATATAGCGGTCCTTGTCGAGATGCTACAGTCAgatcctgcaacgcgttccttccggggaacaacctagcattaacacaatagtttaacGTTGGCTGACAACCTAATACAATCTTTCTCCTTTATCTAGGCTTGAGACTGGTTCGTCATGGGGTGAATTagtgaaaaaaaagaaagaattaTGGGGATAATTTGATGAAAGATCTCATAAATTTGATTTTCTATTTCCAATTTCAGCAAACtagttttcatttttatttttatttttgtaaattgAGAATGGaaacataaaattgtaaaaaaattcaGAGAGTAAATGCAGCCTATGAATCCGAGAGGTACTTCTTGACAACACTGTTGGTGATTAATCATTGATGCAGAAACAAGACCAATTCTTCTTTTTGTATTTGTCAAAGCATAGAAACTTCTGCAAATTCCAATCTAAGATActttttttaaagatttagaAACTAAAATGCTGAAATTTTTTGCTTGATTTTGATACCATAAAGTTTTTTTTAGCAAGTATGATATATGTCCAAGTGCTTCAAATGAGTCTTTATCCATATTGTATGAACATGTTCTTATCGGTTAATTTCATATTTCAGCTGCTAGCATACCATCTAACAGTTCAGCGTGGCTATGATGTCgatcaaccaaggaatcttgcAAAGAGCGTGACGACTCAATGAAGGGGGACATAATTTCTTTCAACTTCTTTTCTCGGACACCATTGCAGAGTGTCATTTTGACGTAGTAGGGATGAGTGTTTTTGGTATAGTTGTAAATTTCGACTCTGAATTATTTACCATCCTCTTCAGTGTTTCTGACATCCTGCGTGTAAAATATGTCGATCGCAATGTAACAGAGTCGTTTGTTCAGTGAAGAATGTGATTTGTTTGGCTTTACTCACTAGTTACGATATAGGTGTCAAATATTAGAAGCGTTTTTATTTTGTAGAATTACATTATGGATGTCAAATGGTAACTATACCAATTGCTCAGAAACCATGATATTCTTCTTCAGCCCAAGTTACTTGAAGTCATCATCAAGGAAGAATTCAATCATTCATCAATCTTAACAAGAACCCGTCAAACTTCGGATGAACCAGGTTTgctaaattatttatttcttttctaaTCGATTTGGTGTTACTTGCTTCTCCATCTTTCTTCCCTGtcaatagttttcaaaaagatGCTGCTGCAGTCgagccctcaagctccatgatggcaacacctcaaaaggtgaatacgctcgcgcTCCATGATCTAAGCACAAGTTGTTCCGATAAACAAGGCTGTCTTAAATGGCTGTGTGGCAATGTGCATGAAACTGCTCACCTCGTACCCTTCCAAGGGATAGAATGGAATTCAAATTCCGGCCGTGCCAAAGAGTAGCAGAAACGCATCATCAGCCAATTAACTCAGGCAAGGCAAgctataaacatttcctcatccGCTCAAACAATACTTCAACTTTTGCTGCGTGCCTACATTTTGACACCCACATGATTGATTATACGAAGAACTCCAAAGGAAATTAATGGCAACCAATGTACAACATCATCACATGGTTACTTCCTTCACATGATCTCAATCAAAAATGAGGAGAGCATGAAGCTGACAGGTGCctgcctttttcttcttcttcttcttctcaaacgTAGTCAGTGTTTTAAAAATTCAACAAAAATTGATGAATTTTCATAACTTCTCTGTTTGCTGTTCACCGTTCAATCTGAAATCTTGCGAGTGATTTCCAGCCATATCGACTTAATCTTTGGCAGGTTCATGATTGAAGACACAATCAAAAGGAGAGCAAGTAGCACAAGGCATTCATTGATTGGTATGGTGATGAAGGATTGTTTGAGAGTGGAAGGGATAATATTGGATGAGGTAAGTAATAAGTGCATGGCAAGTGGCGTTGGTAGCGTCCCAAAGAGATAAGAAGGAAGGTATACGATTTATATTTACAATAAATATTGAATGTGACCATGGGAAATTCAGAGAGATGACGAATGGTCTTTGACTTGAAATTTGGCCAttcatttatttttccttttaaacTATACATTACATTGATAAAATACCTGAAGCATGCGCAATGAACATGTAAAATAGGTAAGTATTTATTCTAATAATTGTCATAACTGAAATATATTGTTCATTTAAGACCATCAAAGATCGAAGATGGTTCTATCTATACTCGTAACTATTAATGCCCTTTAAAACACTTCTTATGGCATTTTGAAGGTCATTTTCACTTCGATCTATCAATGGAAGCAATTTAAAAATTTACCTTATATATTAAGTGAAACAAAGATTAAAATATGCTCATGTCTAAATAAAATATAGTAAATCGTTAGTCTTGGAGATCAAAAGGTAAATGAAGAAACAATACACGGTTGCAGCTTGGAGTGAAGTTGATGCTTCTAATTTAGTAGATAAAtataacaacaacaaaaaaaaaaaacaaaatgtttttaaaaatttaaattagataatCTACCAAACTCTTTCTAATGCTGAAAATGGTTTCTTCAAATATGACATTATGTTGCAATAGGATATATTATAAAAGTTAAATTTcagcttttttttattatttattttgacgaATAAAAATATATCATTCAAACAAGTtttcacaaaaaataaaaaaaaggagtTTTTAAGGGacaattttcctttcattgttaagtgtaattttttttagtattttgaaaattaaaaagggTTATTTTAGGATGAACAAATCccttcctttttttccttttctgcGGGCGGAGCTTATATCTCTTCTCGCCCTTTTCTGTCCAGCTCTACCGTCGCGGCCTTCTCTTCTCTACGCTGCTCTGCTCTTGTTCCTCCGATTTGCCTCTTCTTTGATCTCAGATAACTTCTCCGGTGGGTTAGGTCAATCTCCTGCCGGAAATTTACCTTCGAAGTGAGTACTTCTGTCTCTGTCTGTCTCTCTCTCTAGCTTTGTCTGTCTGCACGAATTTGTTCGAGCTTTCTGGGTAACGCACATTTGTTCTTTGTTTCTGGAGTTGGTTAGTTCGACCACTTTCGTGTTTGTTACTCGAGCTGCTTTCTGACGAGCTCTTTGTCAGTTTTGGATCTCAAATTCGAGCTTTGGGATAGTTGTTTCCGTTTAGCGTTTTATGCCTCTCTTCAATTTTCCTGTCGAAAGGTTCTTTCTTTCTTAAATTTGAGGATTTGATGcgatttgagtttaaattttgcGGAAAGCGGCGGATTTTAGAGGATTGGTCATTGTTGATTCGTTTAATCTCGCCTTATGCTAGTGGTTTGTTTACTGATCCGTTTTAGGGAAATTTTGTTTTGTGTTCTAAGTTAATGTTCTTGACTTCTTTTCTTTTGCGTTTAAGAGTAGATCCTTTAGCGCTAGCGGCACCAGTTTTTGTTGCTCGTCTAGGTTTTGTTGGAGAAAGTATTGGGCCCAAGATTGTTGGTTTTTATTCTTTGCTAGCTCAGCGTTCTCTCTGATTCAGCCTAAAATTCAATTTTGGACTTGTTAATGATAACTAATTTTACCATTCGGCTTTCTTTCTGGCTGTGCATTCTTTGAAATGTGTTTTGGTTGCCTGGATGGAATTCTAGACCTGTGTATTAATGTTTGATAgattttgcaaaaaataaaaaatattgctTTACAAAGCTAACTAGATTGGCTTTGCATCTTTGCCCTTTCTGTTTCCTTGTtgatatatttaaattttctctTCTTGTTATTTTAGATAATGTCTAGATATATTACAGGTGGAATTTTTTTTTCCTCATGATTTTGTTCATTTTCTTGGTAGATTTGTTGCTTCAGCTTTCTGTTTCGTTATATTTCACACTGTTTAAATGATTTAGTGTTTCCTCATTTACTATGCACTTTCGTTACTGGTAGTATTCAAACATCTATAACTTCTTGTATTTAGGTTACGGAAAATGAATCAGATGCAAAATGAGAGCGGGGAAACAAGAATTCAAGAGGACCTTAATGATTCACCATCTATTGAAGAAGGCAGCAGCTTGAGTTCACTAAGTGGAGGAAATCGGGTTATGAAGAAGGGACCTTGGACAACTGCAGAGGATGCAATTTTGTTGaattatgttaagaaatatgGTGAAGGAAATTGGAATGCTGTTCAGAAGCACACAAGTCTCTCTCGATGTGGCAAAAGTTGTCGTCTACGATGGGCTAATCATCTCAGGCCAAATTTAAAGAAAGGTGCCTTCACACCGGAGGAGGAACAACTGATAATTGAACTCCATGCTAAAATGGGAAACAAATGGGCTCGTATGGCTGCACTTGTAAGTCGTCAGATTCTTTCTGATATGGCAGGTTTCTTGTTTCTGCGTCTTATTAATATATTAGTTCATTGCCACCATTTCCTAATGCTTTGACCTTGAAAGCTTTTTGATTGATAGCTTTTTGATTGATATTCTCAGGATAACTTATACTGACATACCTTAGATTAATGGAGACCTACCTTTTCCTCAAGTACTGCACTAACAATTGTAGagtttagaatttaatttatGATAATTTTAAATTGTGCAAACTTATGCTGTACCATTTTGTATtctatattatttttgaattccaTGGTATTGCTTTTAGATGAATTCGACCTTAAGCTTAAAATAATATATCCTTTTAGTATGTCAAGTTTTGTGTATGTTTTACTGCATTCTCTAGATCTTTCTTTTATCTACAGGCAGTTTGcatccttttttttttcaaagttcacAAGTCCTTACAGTTGCCTTTTCCCCTTTCTTCATGGTTTCTTAAAATGCAAACTCATAAAGTTGTCTCTTATCATATATCATTTTGGAGCCAGTGAGTCACTTGTCAGTGAACTTTTTTTTTGGTTCTTAAtattaaatgaaatataaaatcaatatttacATATCATGGAATTACACCTTTCATGTGACTTCTTTTCCTAGTACAACTACTTTTGTGCGTATGCATTTTTTTTAATGAGGTAGACTTGCCAAGTAGAACAACATTATTAGTTCTTCATTAGTGGATATCATCATGAATTTATTTATGCTTTACATGACAACTTATCCATAACTCATAGAAAATGATGTTTGAAGAAGTATAAAACCAATAGTGGCACTAACAATTGACATATAGGTAGATGATAATGGAGGAACTTTATCTAATCATAGTTGGCAAGTGAACACTATTAGATTGTGCCTTGCAAATATGTCCTCAATATCATAGTTGTCAAAATCAACCAATCTTAATACAAATAAACTGAGTTGAATCAGGATCAATAAAACGTGatcatttttctaaataaaacaaccattcagtatttttttttatcagaatCACTTTCATCTTTGCCAAAATTGGTTGCAATTGTGTTACAGGAAAGTGAATCTACCAAGCTATCACCTGATTCCACAATACAGAGTCACAACAGAAAATTAGAAACAAGAAGGAAGAAATGATCAAAAGGAGAATTAGGAGAGAGGACCCACCAATTTGCAAAACTCGGAGAGAAAACTGTTAGTTTTTGTCATTTGAGTCTCAAAAGTGGGCAAAGGGATAGCAAGTAGATGGACATTGGGCAAAGGAATGCAGATCATCAAAGAGTTGTAGCAGAAGTAggatcctctctctctctctctctctctcattgtTGATCAAGAGGTTGAATCACCCTTTATGAATCAAAGTTGGTGCACCTAGAAAGTGAAATGAATTGACACTTTATTTTTACCTCCTGTGGTATAAATAGTATACCACACACCTTATCTACAATTGAGAATACCCTCCTCCAACATAACTAGAGGTTAAACacaaataatagaaaaatcaATGCAAGAGTAATAGGACAGTTCAGTCTAATCCAACATCCACTGAGAAAATTCAATTTTAGGTGCAACATCCACTAACTTAAATCCAACATATGAACCAACGAGATACTGTGTTTGGCACAAACAGGATTTGAACCTGGGATTTTATGCTCTGAGATCAATTTAGAAATGATTGACTAATCATTAATATCAGAAGCTGAAGCTATTAGGAAGAAAACCGACCTATACATTTATATACTTTTTAACTGGAACCATCTTGTTATTGCATTTTACTAATAATTTACACAATGCTCTTTGGGTATATGTTTACCCTTTTGTGTATTACTTAAAActtagtattttttaaataatatcttACTGAATGAATTTCTTGTCAATCACTTCTTGCTATTATACTCTTTAATGGCAATTATGTAAACTAGTATACAGTACTGTTGCATATCTCTATTTATATATTTATGCCTTCTGTTCTCCTGGACACTTGCATGCTTTATAGATTTATGATTTATCAATGTTTTATGTGCTGTTAGTATCAATTGACTCGCTTGATTAGTTATCTTAATAAAATATCAATATGTCCTGCTTGTTCTACTAAGGAGATCTAATGATATTACAGTATGATGACAGACAGTATTTGCACTTATATATTGCTTCAGGTGCAATTTCAGACAATATTGTTGTCCTCAATGTTGATTTATGTATTGATTTTTGTGGTATATGTCAATTTGGCTTAGGATTTTCTCTTTCAGATATAGTCGTCATTTTTAAAATCTgcagttaattttattttatttttccagaTGCCTGGTCGAACTGATAATGAAATAAAGAACTACTGGAATACAAGAATAAAAAGACGCCAACGTGCTGGTTTGCCTCTATACCCTCCTAATATATGCTATCAAGTTCCAGAGGAAAATCAGCAATACAAGAATTCCAATGAATATATGTTCAGTGACAAACAGCCCAATGATTGCTTTCAAGGAAGCAATTTTGAAATTCCTGATATTGTACTGAACAACTTCAATGTTAACCATGGGTCTCTATATAATGCTTCGCCTTTCTCAGGTATACAAGTTAATAGTCTACTCAGTCAGAGTTTTGGACCCCAGAACTGTGCCTTGGGAAATTCAACATCGAGTTACATGAAGCACTCCGAAAAGCTATACCCAGCCTTCCCCGGTAGTATCTCTGATGGGCATTCTAGGTTTGAACATATGGTGCTAGAGCCTCCGGGAAAACAACTGACTTCCATATTAGGTTATCCCTGTGATCCTGATCCTAGGAAGAACCTACCAAATTTTGGAGGAGCAATCCCTGGTAGCCATGCCCTTCTAAATGGCATATTCTCTGTTCCTAGTCCTTTTCTTGGGTCTTTGGATTCGGAGCTCCCTTCATTCCAATATACAGAAACTGATGGTAGTTGCTGGCCTCCATGCTCATCCACTCTTGAAGCAACTGATACGTTGGGTGATTCTCCCTCAGCAACTATTTCATTGCAATCTGAGTGTGTTTCACCAAGGCGAAGTGGTCTACTGGAAGCATTGGTTCACGAAGCACAGACAAAAAGTAACACAAATAAAGAACCATCCATCATACTGAACAATGTGGCTGCACTAGATCTAGAGCTAGAGAGTGTCAATGAGATAAAGTTGGAAAGCCAAAGTAATCCACCTATTTCTTCTTTGAGTCGATCTGCTGGTGTCTTCAgttcgagcacctctctgatCAGTGCTGGTTCTGTTGATGAGTTTCCATATCCTAACATTCTTTCAGGTAATCATACTTTATTTCTGCATTGCTTTTCTTC contains:
- the LOC122012255 gene encoding transcription factor GAMYB-like, whose translation is MNQMQNESGETRIQEDLNDSPSIEEGSSLSSLSGGNRVMKKGPWTTAEDAILLNYVKKYGEGNWNAVQKHTSLSRCGKSCRLRWANHLRPNLKKGAFTPEEEQLIIELHAKMGNKWARMAALMPGRTDNEIKNYWNTRIKRRQRAGLPLYPPNICYQVPEENQQYKNSNEYMFSDKQPNDCFQGSNFEIPDIVLNNFNVNHGSLYNASPFSGIQVNSLLSQSFGPQNCALGNSTSSYMKHSEKLYPAFPGSISDGHSRFEHMVLEPPGKQLTSILGYPCDPDPRKNLPNFGGAIPGSHALLNGIFSVPSPFLGSLDSELPSFQYTETDGSCWPPCSSTLEATDTLGDSPSATISLQSECVSPRRSGLLEALVHEAQTKSNTNKEPSIILNNVAALDLELESVNEIKLESQSNPPISSLSRSAGVFSSSTSLISAGSVDEFPYPNILSGSGNMIATENFSCHKVGERGTSFKVDFSRPDSILGSVWLEYDSCRVKEHTVLNDSLATLLGQDVCSNYKPVPVPVPVGSSSSLMLGVGLDSYQWNKMPHACQMP